Within Mongoliitalea daihaiensis, the genomic segment ATTTACTCCTTTGGCTAATAATAAAGAACATTCTTTTGCACCTTTCGGTCTAACCAAAACCCAACGTTTTGACTCCGATAGCATAGTGTCTTCGATTAAGTCAAAATGTAATTTTTGTGTATAAAATTCTATTGCCTTGTCATAGTCGTCCACAACAATTGCGATATGTGTCAAGTTTTGCTTCATTTTTCTATATTGTTGTCGTCCGATAAGTGCAATTCTCTAAAAAATAACTTATTATTAAATTCTGCTGGGATCCCCATGGTATTTAAAGGTAAAACTAAATCCATTCATTCTCTGCATCTCCGCTCCTAAGCACAAAAAAATCCCCTGAGGCTTTTCAAACCTCGAGGGATCTCTTATAACTCTCTAACCAAGAAACCGATAATTCAATCAATTATCCGCTAATAATTTCTCTTCTGACTGAATTGGGATCGCGGCTAAAACTCCTAATTTCTCTGCTTTGACCAACTCGAAAGCTGCCCTGTTTGCCGGGGAAATCGGCTCTGTAGGTGGGATTTTTTCCTTTAACCAATCCACTTGCTTCCCATTTTTCCAGAATCTGAAACACAAATGCGGACCGGTAGCCAAACCTGTGCTCCCAACATAACCAATTACCTGCCCTTGCTTCACGCGCATGCCAGGTTTCATTCCCGAGGCAATTTTGGACATGTGTAGGTATTGAGTCGTGTAGGTTTCATTATGCTTGATTTTAACATAATTCCCATTAGCACTCGTAAAGCGTGCCTCTACCACTGTGCCATCTCCTACTGTTCTTATCTCTGTCCCTGTAGGGGCAGCATAATCGGTCCCTAGATGGGGCTTATAGCGCTTTTGAACCGGATGAAATCGATTCAAATTATATCGTGATGAAATGCGGGTATATTTTAAGGGATCTCTTAAAAATGCCTTTTTAAAACTATTCCCCTCCTGATCAAAAAAGGAAACTTGTCCATTTTGCTCAAACGGGATAGCAAATAACTCCTCCCCTTTATGCTTAAAATAGGCAAGTTCAATCTCACCATTGCCTACGACTGTCTCATCCACTATTTTTTCTTGAAAAACCACCTTAAACTCATCTCCTTTTTGCAGGGAACCAAAATCAATGGACCATCCAAATAAATCGGCAAATTGATCCACTACATCGTAACTGATCCCTAATCCTGTCATGTTGGAGGATAAATTGGATGTGATCTCTCCACCCAACTCAACCGGGCGGTAACTAACAGGTCTTTCTTCTTTGTAAATCTCTATGTCTTCAAAATTGATGACCACATACTCCAAGGGGTTGGGCTCATAGATAAAAAATTGTGCCTGAGAGGAGTCTTTCGCTGTTAAAACTGTGAATTTTTTGTTGTAGGCAATTTTTCGAACATCAAAAATCTCTTTGGACTTTTTGGCTATTTCATCGATGATTTGAAAAGGTATATTGAAGGGGGCCAAAATTGATGAAAGGGTCTGGTTTTTCCCCACTACACCTTCAATTACATCTAAATCCTTGGCATTGATTCCGTAAAGTAATACTTCTTCCTCTTCCTCTTCTTCGTAGACTTCCAGTTCAGGTTCTTCAGGGATAGTATCAGAATACACTTGATTGTATAAGTAATAACCGGCACCTAAACATAGCACCAAAATCCCTGTGCTGATCCATTTTTTATTCATGTGTAGTATTGTTGGCTGCGGATGATATTCAAATAAATTTAAATTCCGTTCAAATAACAAGTTTTTCAAGGTTTTTATACCCAAATATTCTAACGAAGGTTACAAATCAGAAATTGCCCCGGACATCTCTTGAAATAATTAGAGGATAAATGGATTTTGAAAAAAATCAATTGTTCGGAATATTGCTTACAAAAACTTCCATGTTTCGGTCATAATTATTCATTTCTGTCGTATACTTGGTGACTTTGCTTATCTTTGTCGACTTAAAAAAAAGAATAACAAATGCTACGAACACATACCTGCGGAGAATTGAGAATTGATCACGTAAACCAAGAGGTGACTCTTGCCGGATGGGTACAGCGTGTACGCAACAAAGGAGGTTTGATTTGGGTGGATTTGAGAGATCGCTACGGAGTGACCCAATTAATTTTTGAAGAAGGGTCTACGGATAAAGCTTTATTGGAAAAAGCTGCTTCATTAGGAAGAGAGTTTGTGATTACAGCCACAGGTATCGTCATAGAGCGATCCTCAAAAAATGATAAAATACCAACGGGAGCTATTGAAGTAAAGGCTGCCAATTTGGAGGTGCTAAACCCTGCTAAAGTTCCTCCATTTATCATTGAAGATGATACGGATGGAGGAGATGAACTTCGAATGAAATATCGCTACTTGGACCTTCGCAGGAATGTGGTGAGGGAAAAATTGCAGCTGCGCCACCGCATGATGCAGGAAACCAGAAAGTACATGGATGCTGCAGACTTTATAGAAGTAGAAACCCCAGTATTGATCAAATCTACTCCAGAAGGTGCCCGTGACTTCGTAGTTCCAAGCAGGGTGAATCCTGGGGAGTTTTATGCATTGCCGCAATCCCCACAAACCTTCAA encodes:
- a CDS encoding peptidoglycan DD-metalloendopeptidase family protein: MNKKWISTGILVLCLGAGYYLYNQVYSDTIPEEPELEVYEEEEEEEVLLYGINAKDLDVIEGVVGKNQTLSSILAPFNIPFQIIDEIAKKSKEIFDVRKIAYNKKFTVLTAKDSSQAQFFIYEPNPLEYVVINFEDIEIYKEERPVSYRPVELGGEITSNLSSNMTGLGISYDVVDQFADLFGWSIDFGSLQKGDEFKVVFQEKIVDETVVGNGEIELAYFKHKGEELFAIPFEQNGQVSFFDQEGNSFKKAFLRDPLKYTRISSRYNLNRFHPVQKRYKPHLGTDYAAPTGTEIRTVGDGTVVEARFTSANGNYVKIKHNETYTTQYLHMSKIASGMKPGMRVKQGQVIGYVGSTGLATGPHLCFRFWKNGKQVDWLKEKIPPTEPISPANRAAFELVKAEKLGVLAAIPIQSEEKLLADN